A genomic segment from Verrucomicrobiia bacterium encodes:
- a CDS encoding glutaredoxin family protein codes for MRPRTIRLFIKPYCPWCHQAEAWLKARGLPYEALDVIGHPEYRAQMYALSGQTLAPVIEVDGRVLADFDTGQLEQWWRQQGWD; via the coding sequence ATGCGTCCCCGCACGATTCGCTTGTTTATCAAACCATATTGTCCGTGGTGTCATCAGGCGGAGGCCTGGCTGAAGGCGCGGGGACTGCCGTACGAGGCGCTGGATGTGATTGGGCATCCCGAATACCGCGCCCAGATGTATGCGCTCAGCGGGCAGACGCTGGCGCCGGTGATTGAAGTGGATGGCCGGGTGCTGGCCGATTTTGACACCGGGCAACTGGAGCAGTGGTGGCGGCAGCAGGGATGGGATTAA